The Plasmodium chabaudi chabaudi strain AS genome assembly, chromosome: 4 nucleotide sequence attattaaatttatatattatttcctcCTAATTagcatttaatttaattttattttattttgcatGCCACTTTTATTCTCCGTATTACTTACAAATGTACGcaatacttttattttttttttttgcgtTGCAAACTACATAGATTATaacacaattttttttaacgaAATATGCTAATTGGTTATATAGGTCAAATGATAAGttgttaaatatattccaaattaatttcaaaaaaattgtaaaagtAGCTCCATAGTTTGTTGTAGTTGTGAAAAGAAAGCAGAAAATTACCACGAGGATattagtaaaaaataagaaaagccaaaatataaaaaaattatgttaataaaaaaaattaagttaataaaattaaataaataataaacatatgtATCCATGCAACacaaataatttgaaaaaaaaatagtagcccatattaatacaaaaaaaatgccaAATACTGATGAGCTACATAAGAAAAGCAAATCAAACAATGCCACTAATAATGACCatattaatgaaaacaCAAAGGATTCAATAATATGTAATAGCCATATAAATGATCAAAATAGCAATTCTaatatggaaataaatgataatagaCAAACGGATGGAAACGAAGAGTACTCAAGAGATTTAAACAATTACAATGATGTAAGGAAAAATAACTTTGAAGaatgttataataatagttgTTGTAATTCTCATATAGATTGTTatgatgatgataataatattgatatgctaaatgatgaagaagaaaaacatttttgtaatgtttgtttttcttttttatattataaaaaatattgtttttatgaattgttaagaatatatagaaatttGTGCATGTtaaatgaagaagaaaaaagtTTATTATCAGAATCGATTTATTGtaaagtatataaaatgtatctagctgttttaaataattattattttatattaaatatattattaccaCAAATATCAACACCTATTCtacttaatttattatcctATACATTTCATAAAGACTGTGGAGAAAATCATATAGACGATGAAATTTGTTGTAACCATAATAGTTTTGGCAATACCGAAAATGGCGCATTAAATATGGGTCatacaaaaatagaaaaacaAACTAGCGGTAGTAGTATAGGGAAAAAATCAAGAGAAGAGatcataataaatacaataataGATAATTTAACAGAACAAGAAAAAGCTAGCATTGATaagatatataattataacaatttaGATGCAAAAATTTTGTGTAAAGATGAGCCATTAACcatattaaatgaaatcAAATCAAAAAtcatgaataaaaaaaaagattgTGATATGCTTAAATTGTTTGATAATCAATCTGGCTTATTACTATTAGATgataataatcaaaataataaagacaacacaaaaaaacaacatGTACAAAATACTGAAGATACGATCTCTATAAATAACGACCAGGTAGACCATCATGACGAAAACAAAACTAGCGAAGCAGACATAAAGGAAGCACACTTATcagaaaataatactatattacaagatgaaaaaaatgatataaaaaatataactgaaaatataactgaaaatataaatgatgaaCAGAATAGTGTAATTACAAATATTGATCATGTAAATCTTAAGAATCAACCAGAACATATTTCGGTTTCTATTAATCAAGAAGAATGTAATAATCATGAAAAATCAGAACATATATCACCAGGATTAAGAATTACAAATATGTATTCTCCATCTCTTGATGAATATTcattaatacaaaatatgagCAAAGTACGAAGTACATTAAGACAATTTGTTCGTGATTGGTCTATTGAAGGTATAgaagaaagaaataatgcatatgatccaattttaaaaagtttagAAAAATATCTTCCAATAActgataattatataccCAAAATATTATGCCCAGGATCAGGGTTAGGTAGATTACCATATGAAGTAGCAAAAAGAGGTTATAAAAGTCAAGGGAATGAATTTTCCTATTTTATGCTTTTATcatcaaattttattttaaattattataaccAAAAAGATTCATTACATATTCAACCATATTGTATTAATACATTAAATAGAAAGAAAAGAGAtgatcatttaaaaattattaatttaccAGAtgttaatacatataataaagatgTATTAAATTCTGAATTTTCAATGTGTGCTGGTGAATTAGTTGAAGTCTAttatgaagaaaaagaacAATTTGATGGAATATtaacatgtttttttttagatacagctaaaaatatttttgtttatattcgAACATTTGCAAATATACTTAAACCAAATTCATTATGGTCAAATATTGGGCCATTACTATTTCACTATGCTGAGATGCCAAATGAAATGTCTATTGAACTAGCATgggatgaaataaaatttattatctcAAAATGGTTTACTATTGTAGATGAACAATGGATAGACAATTATTATACTACAAACATAGATTCAATGATGCAAGTACAATAtcattgtattttttttaatgccATTCGAAATGATGTGCCTGTTGAAGACTAGATTTAACCCTTTTCAACAGCTGCTATCTAAATAATCAATAATACTTTACGGATCATAAATGATACTATCAATTAGTATATAACATAAACTTGTTTTGCAAACattattcatttgtttattttattttttatttttacttttttacGTCTCGCGTCTTTTGttagaaaatttaaaaaataatagaaggcataatttgaatatatgcatatgcatcataaaattaatatatttctaattttttataattcattataACACCGTGCATTTTCGAATATTTCGTGAATATTTAcgtttatatgtttttaattgttttaacTTATACATGGTACTGCTTACATATGTACCTactattaattattatacaatTCCCAACATTAAACagttatttaaaattataataataaattcgACCGATATTTATAGCCCACTATGGTACATATATTACAAAGCACATACCAAACAATCGTTTTGTAGATATATGTACCTATATACATCATGAGCATAAAAGCAAATTTGTAGAAACACTTATCTAGCAATAAAAAGAATGATAAGCAgcttaattattttcaaattcaATACATTATTTGAACTCTACGGaaaatgcataaaataCCAGCCGTATAGGTAcattatacataaaatatgcaaattatgaaaatatatataatctcctattttattgtttgatgaattattttaatcaGATTGTGATGCATGTAAAGTTATCTACACAGCAATTATTCAGATGAGCTGGGTAAagtttatcatcattttaaaataatccTTAACAAAgagatatttatattttaagaaaGTTTTGGTGTGCTATccatcatatataataagcatatttttataatgctTAAAAATGAGAATTCAATAATAAGGgaaattattattgctaTTTAAGAGCTTGTTGTTACaacattttttcttaaataaTTTCCTTCAGcaaatatcaaaaattgctggaaaaatgtaaaaatatataaaataattatagaaagataaaatataaatatatgtttacaaaaaataaaaatataaaaaaataaaaataattatgtaagGCAAAAATTAggaacatataaaataataaagcatattaaaaaatattaatatctagccaaaatataattttttttataaaaaatatattaacatgaaatataaaaaatagccagttcatttaatttatgaACATATTAAGAATACATACAAAAAAGctatcatattatatatgcatgcatatgtaagtacttatttttacaatctATATATAACGAAAAAACGCGTAGCCCCTATTTCATTCAGTTCTTACTACGCCACATCATATATATCCTATTTTATGCGCGCGTTAAAAAATAggattgtaaaaaatatcctatatatttttcctgtatagaaaaaaaaaaatattaataaaaaaaataaaaaaaaatatatagggTGGATATAGCTATTTGGTCATATTTTAAgtataaatttgttatttaaaaatatcctatattatatatttttttataataagggaacaattatttttacaacaaatttataaaataagaaatatatataatattaaatttaataataatatatttcctttaaatataaaatatttttataattaaattctgcaaaaaaatacgtattcacatataaaaatataatgtgtGGAATTTTAGCTATTTTTCATTCAGCTATTGAAACCAATCGATTAAGAAGGAAGGCCTTAAGTTTatcaaaaatgtaatatatatattttttaaataattataaaacaagatcctacatatatatgtgttttGTGGCGATATAACCACTGGACCTATATTCTATTCTTAATAtagtaatgaaaaaatgatgtTTATTCGATAATGTGTGCAAATGAATTGTCATTGTTTAAAGGggagaaaaaattatatttcttaatttATGGCTTTTTTGTTACCGTATTTCACTGAAATTTTAGTTCCTATAaccacaaaaaatatataaatgctaatcatataatttttatcctttcaatcatttatttgtatatatattctatcatattaaaaatgttcgttcttatgttttattattcttaaCAAAATGTACCCTTAATATGTTTGCCTTTTGTgtatatgatataaaatttcaaatatttcaatTGTTTGTACATTCATTTTCAATGATCTGAATTTATCTACATATATGTCGTTGCATTTATCTGGTTATAGTCTTTGGCTTATGTCACTTCGTTGCAAATGCGTGTCGGTTCTTTGAAAGGTCAGCATAATAGAAGCAAATATCAAAATGATGTAATACCACTGCACATGTTATTCCCTTCAAATTAAGCACACTGGTGTATTCGGataaaatttcattttttctgtAGCAAAAATACTGTACAGAAAATAAGTTTGGTTCACGTATttagataatataaaattccAGTGGTTATATCTTGTCAATCCATAAATGTATTTGCTTTTTTCTGTACATCCTCATTGCACTCATAAACATTTCATCATTGACTTTATTCTTAGATTACGACACCGTGGACCAGATTGGAATGGCATAGTTGTCGAAGAAAATCAAGATGGAACAACAAACGTATTAACCCACGAAAGATTAGCAATTGTAGATGTATTATCAGGACATCAACCATTATATGATGACACAAAAGAAATATGTTTAACTATTAATggagaaatatataatcatttaGAATTAAGAAAATTAGTAAAACAAGATGTTTTAGATACATTAAAAAGTAAATCAGATTGTGCTATTATTCCAaacttatataaaatatataaagaaaaattaccTTCTATGTTAGATGGTATATTTGCAGGAGTTATcagtgataaaaaatataatacattttttgcatttaGAGACCCTATAGGAATATGCCCACTGTATATAGGTTATGCAGCAGATGGATCAATATGGTTTGCATCTGAATTTAAAGCATTAAGGATACATTGTGTAAGATATGTAGCATTTCCACCTggtcattattatatgtgtaATAATGGGAAAGGTGAATTTGTTAGATATTATAATCCCAATTGGTGGAAATTAGATAGCCCTATACCCAACACTAAAATcgatttagaaaaaatacgTACTACTTTAGAAAATGCAGTAATTAAAAGATTAATGGGTGATGTACCATTTggaattttattatctgGTGGTTTGGATTCATCTATAATTGCATCTATAATTGCAAAACATTTAAAATCAATACAATCTGACGCTactagtaataataatattagcGGAACATGtattggaaaaaataataaaaattcaaatactttaaaaagtttttcTATTGGATTAAAAGGGTCTCCTGACTTGAAAGCAGCTAAAGAAGTTGccgattttttaaacactGATCATACAGAATTTCATTTTACAGTTGATCAAGGTATTGATTCATTACATGATGTTATATACCACATTGAAACATATGATATAACAACTATTCGTGCATCTACACCTATGTATATTCTTTCAAggttaataaaaagtagTTGTATTAAAATGGTTTTAAGTGGTGAAGGATCCGATGAAATATTTGGCggatatttatattttcataaagcACCAAATGCCGAAGAGTTTCACAGAGAATTACAAAGAAAAATACATGATctacatatttatgatgTCTTACGAGCAAATAAATCTACTATGGCTTTTGGTATAGAAGCACGTGTACCATTTTTAGATTTAGAATTTTTAGATTTAGTTATGAATATAGATCCAAAAGAAAAGATGTGTtcgaataataaaattgaaaaagatATTTTAAGAAGAGCTTTTGCTGGCTATTTACCTGATCACATTCTTTACAGACAAAAGGAACAATTTTCGGATGGTGTTGGTTATAATTGGATTGATGGATTAAAAGAACAtgcagaaaaaaaaatatcagaTGCTCAATTTTCTAGAGCTCCATTCCTTTTTCCATATAATACAccaaaaacaaaagaagcatatttataccgatgtatattttatcaatgTTTTCCTGAACAATGCGCTCAAGAATTTGTACCAGAGGGTCCATCTATAGCTTGCTCTACAAGCAAAGCGGTTGAATGGGATGAGcaattcaaaataaatcCTGACCAATCAGGTAGATATGTTTTGGATATACATAAACATTCAAAATCTTTTGAGGATATAAAAGCCGCCTAAACAATTAGCACTTGACATCacaaaatttagaaaaaaaacaagggATGAACAGAAATCAACATATCCGATTATATGCAATACGGGAAGTCAGTTTACAGAcaaatcatataatttaataaaatttaaccgtctttattttttatatccatgcacctttatataattttttttattagtgGATTTCCTGTGAACGTCTAGCTCACACTAATACATATTAGCATTGCATATAAATGGTTATTCCTTATGTGAAAACAATGCCGAAGTTTTTGAAAATgcagaaaaataatagtatacGTAGttacaataattttattattgttttaaaaaatgtttaatattttacaatttaaattattttttttttatctctCTACAAAATAGTTTACATGTATTTTGTGCAAATATGCATGAgcatacattttttgaaagtttcatttttttatcattatttttcatgttGCGCCATTGTATTTGTGACATATAAAAGTGTAAATAGGCAcagttatatatactatatataagcTCGCCATTTATTCAAACATTGTccatcatttattttatgcaaCTATACTTACAAACAAAACGAATTTATCCGTTTCCCTCCTAaagtattaaatataaaacacatGTATTCGCATATTATACAcagtatttataaaaataaaaatttaataaaaccgcatttttta carries:
- a CDS encoding asparagine synthetase [glutamine-hydrolyzing], putative; the encoded protein is MCGILAIFHSAIETNRLRRKALSLSKILRHRGPDWNGIVVEENQDGTTNVLTHERLAIVDVLSGHQPLYDDTKEICLTINGEIYNHLELRKLVKQDVLDTLKSKSDCAIIPNLYKIYKEKLPSMLDGIFAGVISDKKYNTFFAFRDPIGICPLYIGYAADGSIWFASEFKALRIHCVRYVAFPPGHYYMCNNGKGEFVRYYNPNWWKLDSPIPNTKIDLEKIRTTLENAVIKRLMGDVPFGILLSGGLDSSIIASIIAKHLKSIQSDATSNNNISGTCIGKNNKNSNTLKSFSIGLKGSPDLKAAKEVADFLNTDHTEFHFTVDQGIDSLHDVIYHIETYDITTIRASTPMYILSRLIKSSCIKMVLSGEGSDEIFGGYLYFHKAPNAEEFHRELQRKIHDLHIYDVLRANKSTMAFGIEARVPFLDLEFLDLVMNIDPKEKMCSNNKIEKDILRRAFAGYLPDHILYRQKEQFSDGVGYNWIDGLKEHAEKKISDAQFSRAPFLFPYNTPKTKEAYLYRCIFYQCFPEQCAQEFVPEGPSIACSTSKAVEWDEQFKINPDQSGRYVLDIHKHSKSFEDIKAA
- a CDS encoding N2227-like protein, putative — protein: MPNTDELHKKSKSNNATNNDHINENTKDSIICNSHINDQNSNSNMEINDNRQTDGNEEYSRDLNNYNDVRKNNFEECYNNSCCNSHIDCYDDDNNIDMLNDEEEKHFCNVCFSFLYYKKYCFYELLRIYRNLCMLNEEEKSLLSESIYCKVYKMYLAVLNNYYFILNILLPQISTPILLNLLSYTFHKDCGENHIDDEICCNHNSFGNTENGALNMGHTKIEKQTSGSSIGKKSREEIIINTIIDNLTEQEKASIDKIYNYNNLDAKILCKDEPLTILNEIKSKIMNKKKDCDMLKLFDNQSGLLLLDDNNQNNKDNTKKQHVQNTEDTISINNDQVDHHDENKTSEADIKEAHLSENNTILQDEKNDIKNITENITENINDEQNSVITNIDHVNLKNQPEHISVSINQEECNNHEKSEHISPGLRITNMYSPSLDEYSLIQNMSKVRSTLRQFVRDWSIEGIEERNNAYDPILKSLEKYLPITDNYIPKILCPGSGLGRLPYEVAKRGYKSQGNEFSYFMLLSSNFILNYYNQKDSLHIQPYCINTLNRKKRDDHLKIINLPDVNTYNKDVLNSEFSMCAGELVEVYYEEKEQFDGILTCFFLDTAKNIFVYIRTFANILKPNSLWSNIGPLLFHYAEMPNEMSIELAWDEIKFIISKWFTIVDEQWIDNYYTTNIDSMMQVQYHCIFFNAIRNDVPVED